From one Flavobacterium kingsejongi genomic stretch:
- a CDS encoding alpha-amylase family glycosyl hydrolase, translating to MMIRLPILALILLLLSGCNNISDKQIIENQKKIEASPYEPKEYVEITHPEWSKNATIYEVNIRQYTPEGTFKAFESHLPRLKAMGIDILWIMPIHPIGIKNRKGTLGSYYAVKDYYGVNPELGTMADFKALVDKAHEMGMYLIIDWVANHSSWDNELVSRHPEWYSKSPDGKFEPTPWYDWEDSIEFDYNQPGLRQYMTDAMKFWVDKTNIDGFRCDVAGFVPIDFWENTRSELDKIKPVFLLAEWESRDLHKKAFDMTYSWSLWNRMHAVTTKGENMNGLIEYLAHDVNSFPKNGYRMTFTDNHDKNSWEGTPYTNFGKGLEASIVLAATVNGMPLVYSGQEAGMNRSLARFEKDSIQWKDHPFAHIYTRLFTLKHTNQALWNGKYGGEMIRIFNDKPQQVLSFSREKNSDRVITLVNYSKNPVTVVLNSEYQKGNYTELFSEETYLLKGNDTLSFKPWEYHVLVQQKN from the coding sequence ATGATGATACGCCTCCCTATACTGGCCTTAATCCTACTGCTGCTTTCAGGCTGTAACAACATTTCGGATAAGCAAATCATTGAAAACCAGAAAAAAATAGAGGCTTCTCCCTACGAACCTAAAGAATACGTCGAGATTACCCACCCGGAATGGAGCAAAAATGCCACCATCTACGAGGTGAATATCCGACAATACACACCCGAAGGTACTTTTAAAGCTTTTGAGTCACACCTGCCCCGCTTAAAGGCTATGGGAATTGATATTTTATGGATTATGCCCATTCATCCTATTGGGATCAAAAACAGGAAAGGCACCTTGGGCAGTTATTATGCTGTCAAAGATTATTATGGCGTTAATCCCGAATTGGGGACTATGGCCGATTTTAAAGCATTAGTCGACAAAGCCCATGAAATGGGCATGTACCTGATCATCGACTGGGTGGCCAACCATTCTTCCTGGGACAATGAACTCGTCAGCCGCCATCCCGAATGGTACAGCAAATCGCCCGATGGCAAATTTGAACCTACCCCCTGGTACGATTGGGAAGATAGTATTGAGTTCGACTATAATCAACCCGGACTCCGGCAGTACATGACCGATGCGATGAAATTCTGGGTCGATAAAACAAATATTGATGGCTTCCGCTGTGATGTTGCTGGTTTCGTCCCGATTGATTTCTGGGAAAATACCCGCTCAGAACTGGACAAAATCAAACCTGTATTCCTGCTGGCCGAATGGGAATCCCGTGACCTGCACAAAAAAGCATTTGACATGACCTATTCCTGGAGCCTGTGGAACCGCATGCACGCCGTGACCACCAAAGGCGAAAACATGAATGGCCTGATAGAATACCTCGCACATGATGTGAATTCATTTCCAAAAAACGGCTACCGGATGACCTTTACCGACAATCACGACAAAAACTCCTGGGAAGGCACCCCGTACACCAATTTCGGCAAAGGACTGGAAGCCTCGATTGTGCTGGCCGCGACGGTAAACGGTATGCCACTCGTATACAGCGGGCAGGAAGCCGGCATGAACCGCTCGCTCGCTCGCTTTGAGAAAGATTCCATTCAATGGAAAGACCATCCATTCGCTCATATATACACCCGGCTTTTTACACTGAAACATACCAACCAGGCTTTATGGAACGGAAAGTATGGCGGTGAAATGATCCGGATTTTTAATGATAAGCCCCAACAGGTACTTTCCTTTTCCCGGGAAAAGAATTCCGATCGCGTGATCACACTGGTCAATTACAGCAAAAATCCTGTAACCGTTGTTTTAAATTCAGAATACCAAAAAGGAAATTATACCGAGCTATTCTCCGAAGAAACCTATCTGTTAAAAGGAAATGATACCCTTTCTTTTAAACCCTGGGAATACCATGTTCTTGTACAGCAAAAAAACTAA
- a CDS encoding ABC transporter ATP-binding protein, whose product MKAIKSDIFKKIMKFTKPYQWRFNGVIIWAVSLSIFAALRPYLLKKTVDSYIEPKDSQGLLLYIVIMGVVLLLEVASQFYFVYWANWLGQDIVKDIRVKLFNHLSSFRMKYFDNAPVGQLVTRSVYDIESIAKIFSQGLFMIISDLMKMVVVLIFMFFMNWKLTLIVLAAMPILLYATSVFQKKMKVAFEEVRTQISNMNTFVQERVTGMKIVQLFSREDIEYEKFKEINKKHNDAWLKNVLYNSIFFPIADIVSSLTLGFIVWYGGMSILNGDNITTFGDLFAYTMLISMLFNPLRQIADKFNEMQMGMVSANRVFEILESDELVQDTGKREAPKFKGSIEFKDVHFGYLEKEEVLKGVSLSVNAGETIAIVGATGAGKSTIINLLNRFYEINSGEISIDGINIDEFRLASLRTQIAVVLQDVFLFADTILNNITLNNPDITREDVVNAAKKIGIHQFIMNLPNGYDYNVKERGVMLSSGQRQLIAFLRAYVSNPSILILDEATSSIDSYSEELIQNATETITQGRTSIVIAHRLATVVNADKIIVMDKGLVVEQGTHRELLSLPDGFYRNLYQSQFLAVAEE is encoded by the coding sequence ATGAAAGCAATAAAAAGCGATATTTTTAAAAAGATAATGAAGTTTACCAAACCGTACCAATGGCGCTTTAATGGCGTGATCATCTGGGCGGTTTCACTTTCGATATTTGCGGCACTACGCCCCTACCTGCTCAAAAAAACAGTGGATAGCTATATCGAGCCCAAAGATTCCCAAGGACTTTTACTATACATTGTTATCATGGGCGTGGTTTTACTCTTAGAAGTAGCCTCCCAGTTTTACTTTGTATACTGGGCCAACTGGCTTGGACAGGACATCGTAAAAGACATCCGGGTAAAATTATTCAATCACCTCTCAAGTTTCAGGATGAAGTATTTCGACAATGCCCCGGTAGGCCAATTGGTCACCCGTTCGGTGTATGATATCGAATCCATTGCCAAAATATTCAGCCAGGGACTATTTATGATCATCAGTGACTTGATGAAAATGGTGGTGGTCCTGATTTTTATGTTCTTCATGAACTGGAAACTGACATTGATCGTTTTAGCGGCTATGCCAATATTATTATATGCTACCAGTGTATTCCAGAAAAAAATGAAAGTCGCTTTTGAAGAGGTACGTACCCAGATATCCAACATGAATACTTTTGTACAGGAACGCGTAACCGGAATGAAAATCGTACAGCTTTTTTCCAGGGAAGATATCGAATATGAAAAATTCAAAGAAATCAATAAAAAGCACAATGATGCGTGGTTGAAAAACGTATTATACAACTCCATCTTCTTCCCGATTGCCGATATCGTATCTTCACTTACCCTCGGTTTTATCGTTTGGTATGGCGGTATGAGTATCCTAAACGGAGATAACATTACAACATTCGGGGATTTATTCGCCTACACCATGCTGATCAGTATGCTGTTCAACCCTTTACGCCAGATCGCTGATAAATTCAATGAGATGCAAATGGGTATGGTTTCTGCCAACCGTGTTTTTGAGATCCTCGAAAGCGATGAACTGGTACAAGATACCGGAAAACGCGAAGCACCCAAATTCAAAGGCAGTATCGAATTCAAGGATGTACATTTCGGATACCTTGAAAAAGAAGAAGTGCTTAAAGGCGTAAGCCTGTCTGTCAATGCTGGGGAAACCATTGCGATTGTCGGGGCAACCGGTGCCGGAAAATCAACCATTATCAACCTGCTGAACCGTTTTTATGAAATCAATAGTGGTGAAATCAGTATCGACGGCATCAACATTGACGAGTTCCGACTGGCGTCCCTCCGCACCCAGATCGCTGTTGTCCTTCAGGATGTTTTCCTGTTTGCCGACACGATCCTAAACAACATTACCCTGAACAATCCTGACATTACACGTGAAGATGTAGTGAATGCAGCAAAGAAAATCGGCATCCACCAGTTCATTATGAATTTACCAAATGGCTACGACTATAATGTAAAGGAACGCGGTGTAATGCTGTCTTCCGGGCAACGCCAGCTTATTGCTTTCCTTCGGGCCTATGTAAGCAATCCTAGCATCCTGATCCTGGACGAAGCCACATCATCCATCGACAGTTACTCCGAAGAATTGATCCAGAACGCTACCGAAACCATTACCCAGGGCAGGACTTCGATTGTTATCGCCCACAGGCTGGCTACTGTAGTTAATGCCGATAAAATAATTGTAATGGACAAAGGGCTTGTAGTCGAACAGGGCACCCACCGGGAACTTTTAAGTTTACCCGATGGTTTCTACCGAAATCTCTATCAATCCCAGTTTTTAGCTGTAGCTGAAGAATAA
- the lpdA gene encoding dihydrolipoyl dehydrogenase has protein sequence MKYDIIVLGSGPGGYVTAIRASQLGFKVAVIEKENLGGICLNWGCIPTKALLKSAQVFDYLKHASDYGLTISEFDKDFGAVISRSRGVADGMSKGVQFLMKKNKIDVIDGFGKVKPGKKVDVTDKDNKVTEYSADHIIIATGARSRELPNLPQDGKKVIGYRQAMTLAEQPKKMIVVGSGAIGVEFAHFYNAMGTEVTIVEFLPNIVPVEDEDISKQFERSLKKAGITIMTNASVEKVDTTGTGVKATVKTAKGEEILEADIVLSAVGIKSNIENIGLEEVGIATDRDKILVNTFYQTNIPGYYAIGDVVPGQALAHVASAEGILCVEKIAGLHVEALDYGNVPGCTYATPEIASVGLTEKQAREKGYELKIGKFPFSASGKAKASGTPDGFVKVIFDAKYGEWLGCHMIGAGVTDMIAEAVVARKLETTGHEIIKSIHPHPTMSEAIMEAAAAAYDEVIHL, from the coding sequence ATGAAATACGATATCATTGTTTTAGGAAGTGGTCCGGGTGGCTATGTTACTGCGATCAGAGCTTCTCAGCTTGGATTTAAGGTTGCGGTTATCGAAAAAGAAAATCTGGGCGGAATCTGCCTGAACTGGGGTTGTATCCCAACAAAAGCATTGCTGAAAAGCGCGCAGGTTTTTGATTACCTGAAACATGCTTCAGATTACGGACTTACTATTTCGGAATTTGATAAGGATTTCGGAGCTGTAATTTCACGTTCCAGAGGTGTTGCCGACGGAATGAGCAAAGGAGTTCAATTCCTGATGAAAAAAAATAAAATCGATGTTATTGATGGTTTTGGAAAAGTAAAACCAGGTAAAAAAGTCGATGTTACCGATAAAGACAATAAAGTAACTGAATACAGTGCTGACCATATTATCATTGCTACAGGAGCACGTTCCCGTGAACTTCCAAACCTGCCACAGGATGGAAAAAAAGTAATCGGATACCGTCAGGCAATGACGTTGGCAGAACAGCCTAAGAAAATGATCGTTGTAGGCTCCGGAGCTATCGGGGTTGAATTTGCTCATTTTTACAATGCTATGGGAACTGAAGTAACGATTGTGGAATTCCTTCCAAACATCGTTCCTGTAGAAGATGAAGATATCTCTAAACAATTCGAGCGTTCCCTTAAAAAAGCAGGCATCACGATCATGACCAATGCTTCTGTAGAGAAAGTCGATACTACTGGTACAGGAGTAAAAGCTACTGTAAAAACGGCAAAAGGAGAAGAAATCCTGGAAGCTGACATTGTACTTTCTGCTGTTGGTATCAAATCCAATATCGAAAATATCGGACTGGAAGAAGTAGGCATTGCTACAGACCGTGATAAAATCCTTGTAAATACATTCTACCAGACCAATATCCCGGGCTATTATGCTATCGGTGATGTGGTTCCTGGCCAGGCTTTGGCACACGTTGCTTCTGCTGAAGGTATTTTATGTGTGGAGAAAATCGCCGGACTTCATGTAGAAGCATTAGATTACGGAAACGTTCCGGGATGTACCTATGCTACTCCTGAAATTGCTTCTGTAGGCCTTACCGAAAAACAAGCCCGTGAAAAAGGATATGAATTGAAAATTGGTAAATTCCCATTCTCAGCATCTGGTAAAGCCAAAGCATCCGGAACTCCGGACGGTTTTGTAAAAGTTATTTTCGACGCGAAATACGGCGAATGGTTAGGCTGCCACATGATTGGTGCCGGTGTAACCGATATGATTGCTGAGGCTGTAGTAGCCCGTAAATTAGAAACTACAGGTCATGAAATCATCAAATCCATCCACCCTCACCCTACCATGAGTGAAGCGATTATGGAAGCTGCAGCAGCGGCCTATGATGAGGTAATCCACCTATAA
- a CDS encoding metallophosphoesterase family protein: MKKILLLSDTHSYIDATILKYVNQADEVWHAGDIGDLVVTDTLKKLKPLRAVYGNIDDDEARMEFPLNNRFVCEGVTVLITHIGGYPGKYNPAIRKEIQDNPPQLFICGHSHILKVMHDKQFNLLHMNPGAAGKHGFHQVRTMLRFVVSEGKISDLEVIEMEKRI, encoded by the coding sequence TTGAAAAAAATCCTTTTACTTTCCGATACACACAGTTATATTGATGCTACCATTTTGAAATATGTCAACCAGGCTGACGAAGTATGGCATGCCGGCGATATTGGGGATTTGGTGGTGACAGATACATTAAAAAAGCTGAAACCGCTTCGTGCTGTGTATGGTAATATTGATGATGATGAAGCCCGTATGGAATTTCCGCTGAACAACCGTTTTGTCTGTGAAGGGGTGACGGTATTGATCACGCACATCGGGGGATATCCCGGGAAATACAATCCTGCTATCCGTAAAGAAATACAGGACAATCCTCCGCAGTTATTTATCTGTGGGCATTCGCATATTTTAAAAGTCATGCATGACAAGCAGTTCAATCTGCTGCACATGAATCCCGGTGCTGCGGGCAAACACGGTTTCCATCAGGTACGAACCATGCTACGATTTGTAGTGTCCGAAGGTAAGATCAGTGATTTGGAAGTGATTGAAATGGAGAAAAGGATATAA
- the truA gene encoding tRNA pseudouridine(38-40) synthase TruA → MRYFIRFAYNGKNYHGWQIQPNASSVQETLGKALTVLLGQSIEIMGAGRTDSGVHAREMYAHFDMEHPMEGDLWVHKLNNYLPKDIALFEIIPVHDSAHARFDATRRTYEYHMHTHKDVFENENSWYYHKTLDIDAMNAASQLLFQHTDFQCFSKVNTDVNTFNCTIFEAHWERQGNKMVFTISADRFLRNMVRAIVGTLVNVGLHKITLEDFNTIIERKNRNNAGFSVPAHGLYLTKIVYPYLN, encoded by the coding sequence TTGAGATATTTTATCAGATTCGCCTATAACGGTAAAAACTACCACGGTTGGCAAATTCAGCCCAATGCCAGTTCTGTACAGGAAACCCTGGGTAAAGCACTAACTGTTTTGCTGGGGCAATCTATTGAGATCATGGGCGCCGGAAGGACCGATTCGGGAGTGCATGCCAGGGAAATGTACGCCCATTTTGATATGGAGCACCCTATGGAAGGGGATTTATGGGTACACAAACTCAACAATTACCTGCCTAAAGACATTGCACTATTTGAGATCATTCCGGTACACGACAGTGCGCATGCCCGGTTTGATGCCACCCGCAGAACCTATGAATACCACATGCATACCCATAAAGATGTGTTTGAAAACGAGAACAGTTGGTATTATCATAAAACACTGGATATTGACGCCATGAATGCCGCTTCCCAATTGCTTTTTCAGCATACGGATTTTCAGTGTTTCTCGAAGGTCAATACAGATGTCAATACCTTCAACTGCACCATTTTTGAGGCGCATTGGGAGCGACAGGGCAACAAAATGGTTTTCACCATATCGGCAGACCGTTTTTTACGGAATATGGTCCGGGCCATTGTAGGCACACTGGTCAATGTAGGGCTACACAAAATCACGCTGGAGGATTTCAATACCATCATCGAGCGTAAAAACAGAAATAATGCGGGATTTTCAGTCCCCGCACACGGATTGTACCTGACCAAAATCGTCTATCCGTATTTAAACTAA